A region from the Fusarium musae strain F31 chromosome 1, whole genome shotgun sequence genome encodes:
- a CDS encoding hypothetical protein (EggNog:ENOG41), translating into MWSESLDRKAIFMRGWNENTSIDPSDTPDNMAKLLGCLNTALDVSQPGHNEASIRLDRDSRSDAGEDDLVLNITYEIPGLLPLRWPMYLKKLSPSSIATHLVLPLIQAHHAKDVEIEFLTRSLGNKDAVLNKLVDKLEAVGTGMEHVFNALSGKKKISRAAAAEKVPGLAPFDRRRWKSGLSYDEDCPNDAGSLVQRVFEKGGLQFEPITDSVESPRLDQWWQDFKGASSVAHPPQYKAAVAKDKFPTPQDSEKAHIEQDDDDFQVQSTPPHLLAKGKSTHATKTPFADDASTEGESIASSGSVSPSPGTRRPNKSVRKIGALGRKKQSTPPLSPIPVQSQGQKKSLSQQHDDSETASESEDDNKPATAGVEKPGPSTPSPPRPAGNRSGLGRIGGNKTKRLIEERPVTLNPEMGEPSTTAVSHRQSKKLGAIGKHKDNTNEATNTANEDNRRSRTTTKEVTEESRPRETSQERADRRREELKKELEKKAAAGPAKKKRRF; encoded by the coding sequence ATGTGGTCTGAATCACTTGATCGTAAGGCGATCTTTATGAGAGGTTGGAACGAGAACACTAGTATCGACCCTAGCGATACACCTGATAACATGGCCAAACTATTGGGCTGCCTCAATACCGCTCTAGATGTTTCTCAACCAGGACATAATGAGGCGAGCATCCGTCTAGATCGCGATTCCCGGTCTGATGCGGGTGAAGATGACCTCGTCTTGAACATCACCTATGAAATACCTGGATTACTGCCGCTCAGGTGGCCCATGTAtttgaagaagctgtcgCCCTCCAGCATCGCTACGCATCTTGTGCTGCCTTTAATTCAGGCACATCACGCAAAGGATGTTGAAATCGAATTTTTGACTCGATCTTTGGGCAACAAAGATGCAGTTCTCAATAAGCTCGTGGACAAGTTGGAAGCCGTGGGTACAGGTATGGAGCATGTCTTTAATGCTTTGtctgggaagaagaagatctctAGAGCTGCGGCAGCAGAGAAAGTGCCTGGCCTTGCTCCTTTTGACCGTCGGCGCTGGAAGTCTGGTCTTTCGTACGATGAGGACTGCCCGAACGACGCCGGGTCCTTAGTACAACGCGTATTCGAGAAGGGAGGGCTACAGTTCGAGCCTATAACTGATAGCGTTGAGTCCCCTCGGTTGGACCAGTGGTGGCAAGATTTCAAGGGCGCGTCCTCTGTCGCACATCCACCCCAGTACAAAGCGGCTGTTGCGAAGGACAAATTTCCGACTCCCCAAGACTCCGAAAAAGCACATATCgagcaagatgatgatgacttcCAAGTTCAGTCTACACCCCCACACCTACTGGCCAAGGGCAAATCAACGCATGCTACGAAAACACCCTTCGCTGATGATGCGTCCACAGAGGGGGAATCCATAGCTTCGTCAGGCAGTGTATCACCAAGTCCTGGCACACGCAGACCGAACAAATCAGTTCGTAAGATAGGAGCACTCGGTAGAAAGAAGCAGTCCACTCCACCTCTGTCCCCCATTCCTGTACAGTCTCAGGGTCAGAAAAAGTCATTGAGCCAACAACACGATGATTCGGAGACAGCATCCGAGTCAGAGGATGATAATAAACCAGCTACTGCTGGGGTCGAGAAACCGGGtccttcaactccatcaccaccacggCCAGCCGGAAATAGAAGCGGCCTTGGACGTATAGGAGGCAACAAGACGAAGCGCCTAATTGAAGAACGGCCAGTAACCCTTAATCCGGAAATGGGCGAGCCTAGCACGACAGCAGTTTCTCATCGTCAGTCCAAGAAGTTAGGTGCCATTGGAAAGCACAAGGACAACACAAATGAAGCAACGAATACGGCAAACGAAGACAATCGAAGGAGTCGTACCACTACCAAGGAAGTCACAGAAGAGTCTAGGCCCAGGGAGACCTCGCAGGAAAGGGCGGACCGAAGGCGAGAGGAACTAAAAaaggagctcgagaagaaagctgctgctggtccCGCGAAGAAGAAACGAAGATTTTGA
- the CRP7 gene encoding 40S ribosomal protein S21 (EggNog:ENOG41) — translation MENDRGEIVDLYVPRKCSATNRIIKAKDHGSVQISIAKVDENGRAIQGENHVYALCGFVRAMGESDDSLNRLAQRDGLLKSVWSGQR, via the exons ATGGAGAACGACCGCGGCGAGATTGTGGACCT TTACGTCCCCCGCAAGTGCAGCGCCACCAACCgcatcatcaaggccaaggatcaCGGCTCTGTCCAGATCTCCAtcgccaaggttgacgaGAACGGCCGTGCCATCCAGGGCGAGAACCACGTCTACGCCCTCTGCGGTTTCGTCCGAGCCATGGGCGAGAGCGACGACTCCCTCAACCGACTGGCCCAGCGCGACGGTCTCCTCAAGAGCGTCTGGAGCGGACAGCGATAA
- a CDS encoding hypothetical protein (EggNog:ENOG41): MVSSDVFGTSPLGYTRRQLLHVDSSSPDLPSLRDVLTTKATSQPSAHNGSGAEALSRDGLSGFISARQLYPATESAPKVVSTPTTGLPWTLSHPGEATGLAEDSSGNGGFIAGDNESPKEREEHIEVIKITGKSTRKPRQQKVSKQAAPKRAAKPKPATKKQSSKAASKDHSPAEDNDDGKQKKVKAAKPRKKTGTMSNHFPPAEESKDSEKAKQTDVNEPLHLEQAPARRLDWTPPAQKTIVDIDSDSSVFKKLGSSGAGQQPVFKSLVEGYSCMQEPNESTSHSITNASDEDSGLLKKRKRIEPSATKGTDPPAMAPDKSPTKKAPKKKRPRTITELATAAYRVPSQPDAEPPNASILDHFPTTNKETSLTDEQPKNAKGKSTSRRKPSKAAKKKVPPKPVLLSPSAALAQVANQDFVFGTSSQLAREESPTVLRDLQAALRQSNQHHDIDFVIHMNSDAIESPQQRGNLWDAAARDTEGDLFNVEVINLADDTELSEVGHVTNPFGYQLGADDSVICVESRVLNDHIPPAKPCDDMRPDEKDLADSGAGSPYFSDSELSTSTDIHRPPLAQTEVSQANQMTTAEEPESLPELPAQPPRPNYEAFTDIRLAREIKRFGFKPIKRRSAMITLLDQCWQSKSRMGQASLHTSTKLSSPTKTTRAKSPVTTSSPKKPRGRPRKNSINAPEPQEPPPSAQPPETPKKPCGRPRKDSLSSALGAASPSKPQSAAKPKRAAASPRRKKATAKSVIEIPDSEDNESGFASSPDTNAEQMFSSPPPLDMSLTTNDGTPLTATQSDQEALLFDHITNAVTSATRTTDPQEPSWHEKILIYDPIVLEDLAAWLNTGELSRVGYDGEVNPNDVKKWCESKSICCLWRISLRGKERKRF, translated from the coding sequence ATGGTATCCTCTGATGTATTTGGGACTTCGCCACTAGGATACACAAGACGTCAACTGTTGCACGTTGATTCTTCATCCCCCGACCTTCCATCCCTTCGGGACGTTTTAACGACGAAGGCCACATCCCAACCTTCTGCACACAATGGAAGCGGAGCAGAAGCACTTTCGAGGGATGGGCTATCTGGTTTCATCTCTGCTCGCCAACTCTATCCAGCAACAGAATCGGCGCCAAAGGTTGTTTCGACACCAACGACGGGATTACCCTGGACATTATCCCACCCCGGTGAAGCCACAGGCCTCGCAGAAGATTCATCTGGAAACGGTGGATTTATTGCTGGAGACAATGAGTCACCAAAAGAACGAGAGGAACATATAGAGGTGATCAAAATCACGGGCAAGTCGACCAGAAAGCCTCGCCAACAGAAGGTGTCAAAACAAGCTGCTCCTAAACGAGCCGCGAAGCCTAAGCCAGCGACAAAGAAACAGTCGAGCAAAGCAGCTAGCAAAGATCATAGCCCTGCAGAGGATAACGATGATGGCAAACAGAAGAAAGTCAAGGCTGcgaagccaaggaagaaaACCGGCACTATGAGTAACCACTTTCCACCGGCAGAGGAGTCAAAGGATTCGGAAAAGGCGAAACAGACTGATGTGAATGAACCCCTTCATCTGGAACAAGCACCTGCACGGAGATTGGACTGGACCCCTCCAGCTCAAAAGACTATTGTCGATATCGATTCAGATTCATCTGTTTTCAAAAAGTTAGGGTCCTCCGGGGCGGGTCAGCAGCCTGtcttcaagagccttgtcgaGGGTTACTCTTGCATGCAAGAGCCTAACGAATCGACATCTCACAGCATAACGAATGCTTCAGACGAAGACTCAGGTCTCCTCAAGAAACGGAAGCGCATCGAACCATCAGCCACAAAGGGCACCGATCCACCTGCTATGGCACCTGACAAGTCTCCAACGAAGAAGGCCCCCAAAAAGAAGAGGCCCAGGACCATTACGGAACTTGCAACGGCTGCGTACAGAGTGCCTAGTCAGCCAGATGCTGAGCCGCCAAACGCTTCTATACTTGACCATTTCCCCACTACTAACAAGGAGACTTCTCTGACTGATGAGCAACCAAAAAATGCTAAGGGCAAAAGTACATCACGACGGAAACCATCAAAAGCTGCTAAAAAGAAAGTGCCCCCAAAGCCCGTGCTGTTGTCGCCCAGTGCGGCTTTGGCCCAGGTTGCTAACCAGGACTTTGTCTTCGGTACCTCAAGCCAGCTTGCCAGAGAAGAATCCCCGACTGTCCTTAGGGATCTTCAAGCAGCTTTGAGACAGTCGAACCAGCACCATGACATAGATTTTGTCATACATATGAATAGTGATGCAATCGAATCGCCGCAACAACGAGGTAACCTTTGGGATGCAGCTGCTCGTGATACAGAAGGGGATCTCTTCAATGTCGAAGTGATCAATCTTGCAGATGACACAGAACTCTCAGAGGTTGGCCATGTTACAAACCCATTTGGATATCAGCTGGGTGCAGACGATTCTGTCATTTGTGTCGAGAGCCGTGTGCTCAATGATCATATTCCACCTGCCAAGCCTTGCGATGATATGCGACCTGATGAGAAGGACCTGGCCGACTCAGGAGCTGGCTCCCCGTACTTCTCCGACAGTGAACTGTCAACAAGCACTGATATCCATCGCCCACCGCTAGCACAAACAGAAGTTAGCCAGGCAAATCAAATGACGACAGCAGAAGAACCTGAGAGCTTGCCCGAGCTCCCAGCACAACCACCTCGACCCAATTATGAAGCGTTCACAGACATTCGCTTGGCAcgagaaataaaaaggttcGGATTCAAACCCATCAAGCGGAGAAGTGCGATGATTACACTACTCGACCAATGTTGGCAGAGCAAGTCTCGCATGGGCCAGGCCAGCCTCCATACCAGCACCAAGTTATCTTCACCCACCAAAACTACCAGGGCGAAATCGCCAGTTACTACTAGCAGTCCAAAGAAACCTAGAGGCAGGCCGCGGAAGAACAGTATTAATGCCCCTGAGCCCCAAGAACCGCCTCCATCTGCTCAACCGCCTGAAACCCCCAAGAAGCCTTGTGGCAGGCCGAGGAAAGACAGTTTGAGTTCGGCACTGGGCGCCGCATCTCCGAGCAAGCCTCAATCAGCGGCAAAACCAAAGCGGGCGGCGGCATCACCTCGCCGAAAGAAGGCTACTGCTAAATCTGTTATTGAGATCCCTGACTCCGAAGATAACGAGAGCGGCTTTGCTTCTTCGCCCGATACCAACGCTGAACAGATGTTTTCTTCTCCGCCACCATTGGACATGTCCCTTACAACTAATGATGGCACACCGCTCACGGCCACCCAGAGCGATCAAGAGGCGCTGTTGTTTGATCACATCACCAATGCTGTTACATCTGCCACACGTACTACTGACCCACAAGAACCGTCCTGGCATGAAAAAATATTGATATACGATCCAATCGTTTTAGAAGATCTTGCAGCCTGGCTCAATACGGGCGAGCTTAGTCGCGTGGGCTATGACGGAGAGGTCAATCCGAATGATGTCAAGAAATGGTGCGAATCGAAAAGCATATGCTGCCTGTGGCGAATCAGCCTGCGCGGCAAAGAACGGAAGCGATTTTGA
- a CDS encoding hypothetical protein (EggNog:ENOG41), with protein sequence MSAYLEGMALGFGFNVSEGLDSAQQSTASPSSNTQQDALSHTQPNSFQGNVTVYQTTGPDAHTSPIHLPGSNTPALNPRSCVTCRRRKVRCDKQMPCSNCRRAQIPCVFPAPGRAPRQPRRKDPNAPTKNSSQREIELMKRLRKLEGIVEELSGQIEVESGGKGPSSTNSPEAHAGQSTSFDASAHNTQRQSSNAGSHAGNIGRTDDSPRCSDATSEQSETARKNMHKKFGRLVLSDTGGSQRYVSHGFWSKLNDELDSIREETQKLTDEDLDESEEDETPDTSPASALSGNHNAWIFGYRSADVDLDKYWPLPSHIPFLWSVYQENVEPLLKVLHIPTMEPIFRDARKDHKQLSPANEALVWSIYYAALTSLEPDEVRANLGLNKEDVVVQYRFAVEQALAKANFLNSLETPIMQALIIFILVVKGQDGSRFCWSLTGLVAHLAQGMGLHRDGSHFDLSPFETEMRRRLWWALLLLDLRSADELGTDLIIQDFNYDTQMPSNINDTDIKPDSTEAPEPREGHSDCSLALVRFEIAGFGRRLVRLSSASMSFCPQGMPYKDTSLAERERMLIEVYNRVEEKFLKHHTGDSDPLHWMAASIARIIMAKMTLVIYQPVLFPGSEGEGTLSEEAKERAYVAAIEIAEYNHILNNDSRSKQFRWLFKTYTNWSAMAYFLIASCRRPWTPLVERGWEAVSGYEGGPGQLVRSAEYATVVMPIRKLYMRAQRHRAAEITRLRGNPEEARRLEFEERTNPRYQARFGQDADGAANKMEEIREKWKALVRSDGSNVPMSTPAELSPVMPPSMLQPKQEQTPSRPRTPSAYDVPGTIDLSDTTMGYMNDLLADTTPFPMVNFWPLQDVGSVQIKATSTGMTPMPNMSQDATQPGDTGQQFSPQTMQFPKDDNPPPYLWGGQFPSINSNFDNTGLDDVDMLGDDFNWHTWSQNVRGL encoded by the exons ATGTCGGCCTACCTCGAGGGCATGGCCCTCGGATTCGGCTTCAATGTATCTGAGGGGCTTGATTCTGCGCAACAGTCCACAGCATCGCCTTCATCCAATACCCAGCAAGATGCTTTGTCCCACACCCAACCGAATTCTTTTCAAGGCAACGTTACTGTCTATCAGACAACAGGGCCTGACGCCCATACTAGCCCAATCCACCTGCCCGGAAGCAACACGCCCGCCCTGAATCCGCGATCATGCGTAACCTGCCGCCGTCGGAAAGTTCGATGCGACAAGCAGATGCCGTGTTCCAACTGTCGTCGAGCACAGATTCCCTGTGTCTTCCCCGCCCCTGGGAGAGCTCCGCGGCAGCCGCGCCGAAAAGACCCCAATGCGCCCACCAAGAACTCAAGCCAGCGCGAGATAgaattgatgaagaggcttAGGAAGTTGGAGGGCATTGTGGAAGAGCTGAGCGGTCAGATTGAGGTTGAATCTGGCGGTAAAGGCCCTTCATCAACCAATTCGCCCGAAGCGCATGCAGGTCAAAGCACATCGTTTGACGCCTCGGCGCATAATACTCAAAGGCAATCGTCCAATGCAGGGTCTCACGCAGGCAACATTGGAAGGACTGATGACAGCCCAAGGTGCAGCGATGCTACAAGTGAACAGAGCGAGACTGCTCGCAAGAATATGCATAAAAAGTTTGGACGACTGGTTTTGAGCGACACTGGAGGAAGCCAAAGATACGTTAGTCATGGTTTTTGGTCGAAACTCAATGACGAG CTCGATTCAATACGTGAAGAGACTCAGAAGCTTACTGATGAAGACTTGGATGAgtctgaggaggatgaaaCTCCAGATACCTCACCCGCATCCGCACTCTCAGGGAACCACAATGCCTGGATATTTGGTTACCGCTCTGCAGACGTGGATCTCGATAAATACTGGCCCTTGCCTTCCCATATACCGTTCCTATGGTCTGTCTATCAGGAGAATGTGGAACCGTTGCTCAAGGTACTGCACATTCCAACCATGGAGCCCATCTTTCGGGATGCGCGAAAAGATCACAAACAACTGTCTCCTGCAAATGAGGCGCTCGTCTGGTCAATATATTATGCTGCACTTACATCCCTGGAACCTGACGAG GTGCGAGCTAATCTTGGACTCAACaaggaggatgttgttgtGCAGTACCGTTTCGCAGTCGAACAAGCCCTTGCCAAAGCCAACTTCCTGAACTCATTGGAGACTCCAATCATGCAAGCGTTGATCATCTTTATTCTCGTGGTCAAAGGCCAAGATGGAAGTCGTTTCTGTTGGTCTTTAACCGGTTTGGTAGCACATCTTGCTCAAGGCATGGGCCTCCATCGCGATGGGTCGCACTTCGACCTAAGTCCTTTTGAAACAGAGATGCGAAGGCGTCTCTGGTGGGCGTTACTTCTATTGGATCTCAGATCAGCCGATGAGCTGGGTACTGATCTTATCATCCAAGACTTTAATTATGACACACAAATGCCGAGCAATATCAATGATACCGATATCAAGCCCGACTCAACGGAGGCCCCCGAGCCCAGAGAAGGTCACTCTGACTGTTCGCTGGCACTTGTTCGTTTCGAAATTGCTGGCTTTGGACGGCGTCTAGTTCGGCTATCATCCGCCTCAATGTCGTTCTGCCCCCAGGGAATGCCTTACAAGGATACCAGCCTTGCGGAGCGAGAACGCATGCTCATCGAGGTTTATAATAGAGTGGAGGAAAAGTTTTTGAAACACCACACTGGCGATTCTGATCCGTTACATTGGATGGCTGCTTCAATTGCGCGCATTatcatggccaagatgacGTTGGTAATCTACCAGCCAGTCCTCTTCCCAGGCTCCGAGGGCGAAGGTACACTTTcggaagaagcaaaagaacgTGCCTATGTCGCAGCGATTGAGATTGCGGAATACAATCACATCTTGAATAACGACTCGAGGTCTAAACAGTTTAGGTGGCTGTTCAAAACCTACACCAACTGGTCAGCTATGGCCTATTTCCTCATCGCTAGTTGCCGTCGGCCATGGACTCCTCTTGTGGAACGCGGATGGGAAGCCGTCAGTGGATACGAGGGCGGGCCAGGACAACTGGTGCGATCTGCCGAATACGCAACTGTTGTGATGCCTATCAGGAAACTTTACATGAGAGCCCAAAGGCACCGCGCAGCAGAGATCACTCGACTTCGCGGAAATCCTGAAGAAGCACGTCGGCTGGAATTCGAAGAAAGGACGAACCCGAGATACCAGGCCAGGTTTGGGCAAGATGCGGACGGTGCAGCCAACAAGATGGAGGAAATAAGGGAGAAATGGAAGGCTCTGGTGCGGTCTGACGGAAGCAACGTGCCAATGTCGACGccagctgagctgagccCTGTTATGCCACCGTCGATGCTCCAGCCAAAACAAGAACAAACACCATCCCGCCCTCGGACACCATCAGCCTACGACGTTCCGGGGACGATCGACCTTTCTGATACGACCATGGGCTACATGAATGACCTATTGGCAGACACCACACCCTTCCCCATGGTGAATTTCTGGCCACTGCAGGATGTCGGCTCTGTTCAAATCAAGGCCACGAGTACGGGAATGACGCCAATGCCAAACATGTCTCAAGATGCGACGCAACCAGGAGATACTGGCCAACAGTTTTCACCACAGACCATGCAATTCCCCAAGGACGATAACCCGCCCCCTTACCTCTGGGGCGGGCAGTTCCCGTCGATAAACTCAAACTTCGATAACACAGGCTTGGACGATGTTGATATGCTTGGAGATGACTTCAACTGGCATACCTGGAGCCAGAATGTTCGCGGTTTGTAG
- the RPL23A_1 gene encoding 60S ribosomal protein L23A (BUSCO:EOG09265CQO~EggNog:ENOG41) — protein sequence MAKISRGAPGGKLKMTLGLPVGAVMNCADNSGARNLYIIAVKGIGARLNRLPAGGVGDMVMATVKKGKPELRKKVHPAVIVRQSKPWKRFDGVFLYFEDNAGVIVNPKGEMKGSAITGPVGKEAAELWPRIASNSGVVM from the exons ATGGCCAAGATCTC CCGTGGTGCCCCTGGTGGCAAGCTCAAGATGACCCTGGGTCTCCCTGT CGGAGCTGTGATGAACTGCGCCGACAACTCAGGTGCCCGAAACCTCTACATCATCGCCGTCAAGGGTATCGGTGCCCGCCTGAACCGATTGCCCGCCGGTGGTGTCGGTGACATGGTCATGGCCACCGTCAAGAAGGGAAAGCCTGAGCTCCGAAAGAAGGTCCACCCCGCCGTCATCGTCCGACAGTCCAAGCCCTGGAAGCGATTCGACGGTGTCTTCCTGTACTTTGAGGACAACGCTGGTGTT ATCGTCAACCCCAAGGGTGAGATGAAGGGCTCTGCCATCACTGGTCCCGTCGGTaaggaggctgctgagctgTGGCCC CGTATTGCCAGCAACTCCGGTGTCGTCATGTAA